The following are encoded in a window of Verrucomicrobiia bacterium genomic DNA:
- a CDS encoding lysine--tRNA ligase produces MDETNSLIEQRKAKLAALQAKGINPFANKFTPTETCDGARSNYVENREVAIAGRITAHREMGKSIFIDVRDQSGRVQVYAQKQALGDEQFDIFKHLDLGDFIGVIGTMFTTKTGEPSVKMASFVILAKALRPPPGKWHGLEDTEIRYRQRYLDLMANEEVKNTFLKRSAVVREIRNFFHSRGYVEVETPMMQNIPGGAAAAPFVTKHNALNCNFYLRIAIELYHKRLLVGGIDKIFEIGKNFRNEGLSRKHNPEFTMLEAYQAYGDYETMMELVESLVTHVAEKALGTLIILHADKSEAIGILQTLLNNLDKFATETNSKGVESSHLGALTELREWLKDIIAQSREEPFNDWVQRANVYLSEQIRAQYFIIADSLNWKLTEWSLKSFDQISNNYKNAINRFDALSKSKKIDLKRPWRRVRYKDLVREKAGADWFEISPEARKERAVTLGAEIGKEYEDFEVTGAIFEKLIEPTLIQPTFVTHLPKELVPLAKLSPDDPSTVEVFECCINGQEVAPAYSEQNDPVEQRERLEHQAGGEQQKLDEDFLVALEHGMPPAGGMGMGIDRLCMMLLGQESIRDVILFPQMKPK; encoded by the coding sequence ATGGACGAAACGAACTCATTGATCGAACAGCGCAAGGCCAAGCTCGCCGCGCTGCAAGCGAAGGGCATCAACCCTTTCGCCAATAAATTTACCCCGACCGAAACCTGCGATGGCGCCCGCTCCAACTACGTCGAGAACCGCGAGGTCGCCATTGCCGGGCGCATCACTGCGCACCGCGAAATGGGCAAGAGCATCTTCATTGACGTTCGCGACCAAAGCGGTCGTGTGCAGGTCTATGCGCAAAAACAGGCGCTGGGCGATGAGCAATTCGACATTTTCAAACACCTCGACCTTGGCGATTTCATCGGCGTCATCGGCACGATGTTTACCACGAAGACCGGCGAGCCTTCGGTTAAGATGGCGTCGTTTGTTATTCTCGCGAAAGCTTTGCGCCCGCCGCCCGGCAAATGGCATGGGCTTGAAGACACCGAGATTCGCTATCGCCAGCGTTATCTCGACCTGATGGCGAACGAGGAAGTTAAGAATACGTTTCTTAAACGCAGCGCCGTCGTGCGGGAGATCCGCAATTTTTTCCATTCGCGCGGTTATGTCGAAGTCGAGACGCCCATGATGCAAAACATCCCCGGCGGCGCGGCGGCGGCGCCGTTCGTCACGAAGCACAACGCGCTCAACTGCAATTTTTATTTGCGCATCGCCATTGAGCTTTATCACAAACGCCTGCTCGTCGGCGGCATTGATAAGATTTTTGAGATCGGCAAAAACTTTCGCAACGAAGGCCTCTCGCGCAAACACAATCCCGAGTTTACCATGCTCGAGGCGTATCAGGCTTACGGCGATTACGAGACGATGATGGAGCTGGTAGAGTCGTTAGTGACACATGTCGCGGAAAAAGCCCTTGGAACATTGATAATCTTACACGCAGACAAATCTGAAGCTATCGGAATCCTTCAGACGCTTCTTAACAACCTAGATAAATTCGCGACAGAAACAAATTCTAAAGGGGTTGAATCTTCGCACTTAGGAGCTTTAACAGAACTACGAGAATGGTTGAAAGACATTATTGCACAATCTCGAGAAGAACCATTCAATGATTGGGTTCAACGGGCAAATGTATATTTAAGTGAGCAAATACGAGCGCAATACTTCATAATTGCGGATTCATTAAACTGGAAACTGACCGAATGGTCATTAAAGTCTTTCGACCAAATATCAAATAATTATAAAAATGCCATTAATAGATTTGATGCGCTATCAAAGTCCAAAAAAATCGATCTTAAAAGACCTTGGCGTAGAGTAAGATACAAAGACCTCGTGCGCGAAAAAGCGGGGGCCGATTGGTTTGAGATTTCTCCCGAAGCCCGCAAAGAACGCGCCGTTACCCTTGGCGCGGAGATCGGAAAAGAATACGAAGACTTTGAAGTTACCGGCGCGATCTTTGAAAAACTTATTGAGCCGACTTTGATCCAGCCGACGTTCGTCACGCACTTGCCCAAGGAACTCGTGCCACTCGCGAAACTTTCGCCTGACGATCCGAGCACGGTGGAAGTTTTTGAATGCTGCATCAATGGCCAGGAAGTTGCGCCCGCGTATTCTGAACAGAACGACCCCGTCGAACAGCGTGAACGCCTCGAGCATCAGGCCGGCGGCGAGCAGCAAAAACTCGATGAAGATTTTCTTGTTGCTCTCGAACACGGCATGCCTCCCGCGGGAGGCATGGGCATGGGCATAGACCGCCTCTGCATGATGTTGCTCGGTCAGGAAAGTATCCGCGATGTCATCTTGTTTCCGCAGATGAAGCCGAAATAA
- a CDS encoding ABC-2 family transporter protein yields MKKYWHVLNIGIQNNLTYRVNFLFRTVFGFVPLLATIYLWRAVYASKPAGADVGAYSLAEMTSYYLIITVVDALTAVSEDDWQIAADIKDGNISQFLVKPINYLNYRLCLFFSSRLIYMMVAAIPLGIFIFCLRKYFVLPAEPANVFCFFLSVGLTGLLQFFTSYAMAMLAFWVLEVSTFIFILFAFEYIASGHLFPLDILPVGLQHVLAFTPFPYQMYFPVSIYMGRITGDALVRGLIIQFGWVVLAYLIARVAWYRGIRHYSAVGG; encoded by the coding sequence GTGAAAAAATACTGGCACGTCCTCAACATCGGCATACAGAACAACCTGACCTATCGGGTGAATTTTCTGTTTCGCACCGTGTTCGGCTTCGTGCCGCTGCTGGCCACGATTTATCTCTGGCGCGCGGTCTATGCCAGCAAACCCGCGGGCGCGGACGTGGGCGCTTATTCGTTGGCGGAAATGACGTCCTATTATCTCATCATCACCGTCGTAGATGCGCTCACGGCGGTCAGCGAGGACGACTGGCAAATCGCCGCCGACATCAAGGATGGCAACATCAGCCAATTCCTGGTCAAACCGATCAATTACCTCAATTACCGCCTGTGCCTGTTTTTTTCGAGCCGGCTCATCTACATGATGGTCGCGGCAATTCCGCTGGGAATTTTTATTTTTTGCCTCCGAAAATATTTCGTGCTGCCAGCCGAGCCGGCCAATGTGTTCTGTTTTTTCCTGTCGGTCGGCTTGACCGGGCTGCTGCAATTTTTCACCTCGTACGCGATGGCGATGCTGGCGTTTTGGGTGCTCGAAGTCTCAACCTTCATTTTCATCCTGTTCGCGTTTGAATACATCGCGAGCGGACATTTGTTTCCGCTGGATATTTTGCCGGTGGGTTTGCAACACGTCCTCGCCTTCACGCCGTTTCCGTATCAAATGTATTTTCCCGTGAGTATATATATGGGACGCATCACCGGCGATGCCCTCGTGCGCGGCTTGATCATCCAATTTGGCTGGGTGGTGCTGGCGTATTTGATCGCGCGCGTCGCGTGGTATCGCGGCATCCGGCATTACTCGGCGGTGGGCGGTTGA
- a CDS encoding EcsC family protein: MDKPPVMHSLTRAELKDLQAAKSLLEHPGFTIRMANLLGGPVEKGFALLPAGWSNIVNRATKSALMKSLQVAVASLGNRKPRKSREKLHKLLIGASGGIGGAFGLAALPVELPVSTAIMLRSIADIARSEGHDISQLQTRLECLEVFALGGRTSSDNAADSVYWMTRAALTKSVADAANYLVEKGTVDAAAPALIRLVNAIASRFGVVVSEELAAKAVPVIGAAGGGLVNVLFIDHFQDMARGHFIVKRLEAIHGIEKIRAVYEDLPT; the protein is encoded by the coding sequence ATGGACAAGCCGCCAGTCATGCACTCGCTTACGCGCGCTGAATTGAAAGATTTGCAGGCCGCCAAATCGTTGCTTGAACATCCGGGCTTCACAATTCGCATGGCAAATCTCCTCGGCGGTCCGGTCGAAAAAGGTTTCGCGTTGCTGCCCGCCGGTTGGTCGAACATCGTCAACCGCGCGACGAAATCGGCATTGATGAAATCGCTGCAAGTGGCTGTCGCGAGCCTCGGCAATCGCAAGCCGCGCAAGTCGCGGGAGAAACTTCACAAGCTATTGATCGGCGCGTCGGGCGGAATCGGCGGTGCGTTCGGCCTCGCGGCGTTGCCGGTCGAGTTGCCGGTATCCACCGCGATCATGTTGCGCTCCATCGCCGACATCGCGCGCAGTGAAGGTCATGATATTTCGCAACTTCAAACCCGGCTTGAATGCCTGGAAGTTTTTGCGCTCGGCGGACGCACTTCAAGCGACAACGCCGCCGACAGTGTCTATTGGATGACGCGTGCAGCATTGACCAAATCCGTGGCGGACGCCGCAAATTATCTCGTGGAAAAAGGCACGGTGGACGCGGCAGCCCCAGCGCTCATTCGCCTCGTCAATGCCATCGCGTCCCGCTTTGGCGTGGTGGTATCCGAAGAACTCGCGGCGAAGGCGGTCCCAGTGATCGGCGCGGCGGGTGGCGGACTGGTGAACGTGCTGTTCATAGATCACTTTCAGGACATGGCGCGTGGTCATTTCATCGTGAAACGGCTGGAAGCGATTCACGGTATCGAAAAAATCCGCGCGGTGTATGAAGACTTGCCCACGTAA
- the rlmN gene encoding 23S rRNA (adenine(2503)-C(2))-methyltransferase RlmN has protein sequence MTDIKSISADGLRARFADWKQPAYRVAQLLEWLYVHRVTSWDAMTNLPKALRDLLRKEYSLNTLELVRKQGSRDTTQKFLWRLHDQSLIESVLIPANPALYGEASDRHTLCVSTQVGCAYGCKFCASGLEGWKRNLQVYEIVEQVLATERWHQAEELKIKNAKLKNAEAPPAERLVNNLVIMGMGEPLANYDNLLAALRILNAPWGGGIGARKITISTSGLVPQIRKLADEPLQFRLAISLHGATDETRNKIMPVNRKYPLTELTAACEYYQQKKERMITLEYILIAGVNDGLDQTKPLGELAHRLHAKVNLIPYNKVEDLDWQRPSETVQEEFLAALEARDVTATLRREKGHDIDAACGQLRLKTERELAITG, from the coding sequence GTGACCGACATCAAATCCATTAGCGCCGACGGTTTGCGCGCGCGTTTCGCGGACTGGAAGCAGCCCGCCTATCGCGTCGCGCAACTGCTCGAATGGCTTTACGTCCATCGCGTCACGAGTTGGGATGCGATGACGAATCTGCCCAAAGCCTTGCGCGACTTGTTGCGAAAAGAATATTCGCTCAACACGCTCGAACTGGTCCGCAAACAAGGTTCGCGCGACACCACGCAAAAATTTCTCTGGCGTCTCCACGATCAATCGCTGATCGAGAGCGTGCTCATCCCCGCGAATCCCGCGCTTTACGGCGAAGCGAGCGACCGCCATACGCTTTGTGTCTCGACGCAAGTCGGCTGCGCGTACGGCTGCAAATTTTGCGCGAGCGGACTCGAAGGGTGGAAGCGCAACTTGCAGGTGTACGAAATTGTTGAACAAGTTCTCGCGACGGAACGCTGGCATCAGGCGGAAGAATTAAAAATTAAAAATGCAAAATTAAAAAACGCGGAAGCGCCGCCGGCTGAACGCCTCGTCAATAATCTTGTCATCATGGGCATGGGCGAACCACTGGCGAATTACGACAATCTGCTCGCGGCCTTGCGCATCCTCAATGCGCCGTGGGGCGGCGGCATCGGTGCGCGCAAGATCACTATTTCAACGAGCGGACTCGTGCCACAGATTCGCAAGCTCGCGGATGAGCCGTTGCAATTTCGCCTCGCGATTTCCCTTCACGGCGCCACTGATGAGACGCGCAATAAAATCATGCCGGTCAATCGCAAGTATCCTTTGACTGAGTTGACTGCTGCTTGCGAGTATTATCAGCAAAAAAAAGAGCGCATGATCACGTTGGAATATATTCTCATCGCGGGAGTGAACGATGGCTTGGACCAAACGAAACCGCTCGGCGAACTCGCGCATCGCCTTCATGCGAAAGTGAATTTGATTCCGTATAACAAAGTTGAAGACCTCGACTGGCAGCGTCCCAGCGAAACCGTGCAGGAAGAATTTTTGGCCGCGCTCGAAGCGCGCGATGTGACCGCCACTTTGCGCCGCGAGAAAGGCCACGACATTGACGCCGCCTGCGGCCAGTTGCGGCTCAAGACGGAGCGCGAGTTGGCAATCACAGGTTGA
- the purN gene encoding phosphoribosylglycinamide formyltransferase, which yields MPVVSGGRALYEKRMGDGRTFRIGVLGSGKGSNFVAIADACAAGAIPAEVAVVISDVADALILERARERQLPAQFISPGKFRTKLDEDAEKAFIGALQSAQVDLVVLAGFMRILKGEFLRAFAQRVVNIHPALLPSFPGLEAWKQALDYGVKVTGVTVHLVDQGVDTGPILAQQTVPVLDGDTPATLHARIQEAERTLYPKTIAALARGQVTVQGRRTIGVS from the coding sequence TTGCCTGTTGTCAGTGGCGGGAGAGCGTTGTATGAGAAGCGTATGGGCGATGGGCGAACATTTCGGATCGGTGTGCTGGGTTCAGGCAAAGGCTCGAACTTTGTGGCTATCGCGGACGCGTGCGCGGCGGGCGCGATTCCCGCGGAAGTGGCGGTCGTGATCAGCGACGTGGCGGACGCCTTGATCCTCGAACGCGCGCGCGAACGGCAGCTTCCCGCGCAATTTATTTCGCCGGGGAAATTTCGCACGAAACTGGATGAAGACGCGGAGAAGGCATTTATCGGCGCGTTGCAATCGGCGCAAGTGGATTTGGTTGTGCTCGCGGGATTCATGCGGATACTCAAGGGCGAATTTTTACGGGCGTTTGCGCAACGGGTGGTGAATATTCATCCGGCGCTGCTGCCGTCGTTTCCCGGGCTCGAAGCGTGGAAACAGGCGCTCGATTATGGGGTGAAAGTCACCGGCGTGACCGTGCATCTCGTGGATCAGGGCGTGGACACCGGGCCGATTCTCGCCCAGCAAACCGTCCCCGTGCTGGATGGCGACACCCCGGCGACGCTGCACGCGCGCATCCAGGAGGCAGAGCGGACGTTGTACCCAAAAACGATTGCGGCATTGGCGCGGGGACAGGTGACCGTTCAGGGACGTCGGACGATTGGAGTCAGTTAA
- the glgP gene encoding alpha-glucan family phosphorylase — MSKTPLTPAELNELVVGLNKLAHNIWWTWDQEAQELFQELSPRSWQNLYHNAVAVLREVSVYELRVRLQEADFCGRVRRVLDNFNAYMNDQNTWAQQHAPSLLKNPVAYFSAEFGFHETLPIAAGGLGILAGDHAKSASDLGLGFTGISLFYREGYFQQAINQDNWQTEYYTLLNPKNLPIEPVLDAKGEPLLLTVDITMTQVFFQVWRVNVGRNPVYLLDTNRPENPQHFKDLTLRVYGGDSTTRIMQEILLGIGGIRLLRALGLQPAVYHMNEGHAAFLTLELMREKMAEGKSAADALAETRKQCIFTTHTPVEAGHDRFTPDLMDYALHKYASMLKLPMKDLLALGRVNPKDEHEPFCMTVLALKASRAANGVSELHGEVSRHMWQPLYPNVPVEQVPIGHITNGIHLLGWMKGPVRRFWRSKLSQTAAGGAESGSGDTTRFWQGNADTSWDKAINSPELWKKLLDPTFISDEELWALRYRLRRELIEFTRRRLAIQGQRNAQGDFIALDQLLNADALTIGFARRFATYKRAPLIFQQLENIVKLARDRQRPIQFIFAGKAHPRDDDGKRFIQHIIHLSKFSDMQGHLVFIENYDVHVARQMVSGCDIWLNNPRRPLEASGTSGMKAGCHGCLNLSILDGWWREGYDGTNGFAIGTDSNSDSVAEQDRVDSANLYSALTEQVIPTFFDRDAEGLPRKWIQMIRRAMATLVPQYSTRRMVKEYTEKYYLVK, encoded by the coding sequence ATGAGCAAAACCCCGCTTACGCCTGCCGAGCTGAACGAGTTGGTCGTGGGACTGAACAAACTAGCCCATAATATCTGGTGGACCTGGGACCAGGAAGCACAGGAACTGTTCCAGGAATTGTCGCCGCGCAGTTGGCAAAATCTCTATCACAATGCCGTCGCCGTCTTGCGCGAAGTTTCGGTTTACGAATTGCGCGTCCGGCTTCAGGAAGCCGATTTCTGCGGACGCGTCCGCCGGGTGCTGGATAATTTCAATGCCTACATGAACGACCAAAACACCTGGGCGCAGCAGCACGCGCCCAGCCTGTTAAAAAATCCGGTCGCCTATTTTTCCGCGGAATTCGGTTTTCACGAAACGCTTCCCATCGCCGCCGGCGGTCTCGGCATCCTTGCCGGTGACCATGCTAAATCGGCCAGCGACCTGGGCCTGGGTTTTACGGGCATCAGTTTGTTTTATCGCGAAGGTTATTTCCAGCAAGCCATCAACCAGGACAACTGGCAGACGGAATATTACACGCTGCTCAATCCGAAAAATCTTCCGATCGAGCCCGTGCTCGATGCCAAGGGTGAACCGCTCCTGCTCACGGTGGATATCACGATGACGCAGGTGTTCTTCCAGGTGTGGCGCGTGAACGTGGGGCGCAATCCGGTGTATTTGCTCGACACCAACCGCCCGGAAAATCCGCAGCATTTCAAGGACCTGACCTTGCGCGTTTACGGCGGCGACAGTACCACGCGCATCATGCAGGAAATTTTGCTCGGCATCGGCGGCATCCGTCTTTTGCGCGCGCTGGGTTTGCAGCCGGCGGTGTATCACATGAACGAAGGCCATGCGGCATTTCTTACTCTGGAATTGATGCGCGAAAAAATGGCCGAAGGCAAAAGCGCCGCGGACGCCCTCGCCGAGACGCGCAAGCAATGTATCTTCACCACGCACACGCCGGTCGAGGCGGGGCATGATCGCTTCACGCCAGACTTGATGGATTACGCGCTGCATAAATACGCAAGCATGCTCAAGCTGCCTATGAAGGATTTGCTTGCGCTCGGCCGCGTGAATCCCAAGGACGAACACGAACCGTTTTGCATGACGGTGCTCGCGTTGAAAGCCTCTCGCGCCGCGAACGGCGTGAGCGAGTTGCACGGCGAAGTCAGCCGCCACATGTGGCAGCCGCTTTATCCGAACGTGCCCGTTGAGCAGGTTCCGATCGGCCATATCACCAACGGCATTCATTTGCTCGGCTGGATGAAAGGTCCGGTGCGGCGTTTCTGGAGAAGCAAGCTCAGCCAAACCGCGGCGGGCGGCGCTGAAAGTGGCTCGGGTGATACCACGCGTTTCTGGCAGGGAAATGCGGACACGAGTTGGGACAAGGCGATCAATTCACCGGAATTGTGGAAAAAACTTCTCGATCCGACATTTATTTCCGATGAAGAACTTTGGGCGTTGCGTTATCGCCTCCGCCGCGAACTGATCGAATTCACCCGGCGCCGGCTCGCCATTCAGGGCCAACGCAATGCGCAAGGCGATTTCATTGCACTTGATCAACTGCTCAATGCCGACGCGCTCACCATCGGTTTCGCGCGCCGGTTCGCGACTTACAAACGCGCGCCGCTGATTTTCCAGCAACTCGAAAATATCGTGAAGCTCGCGCGCGACCGCCAGCGTCCGATTCAATTCATCTTCGCGGGTAAGGCGCATCCGCGCGATGACGATGGCAAGCGTTTCATCCAGCATATTATTCACCTCAGCAAATTCAGCGATATGCAGGGGCATCTGGTGTTCATCGAAAACTATGATGTGCACGTCGCGCGCCAGATGGTTTCGGGCTGCGATATTTGGCTGAACAATCCGCGACGGCCACTTGAAGCTTCGGGCACCAGCGGCATGAAAGCGGGCTGTCACGGCTGCCTGAATTTGAGCATCCTCGATGGCTGGTGGCGCGAAGGCTACGACGGCACGAATGGTTTTGCCATCGGCACGGATTCGAATTCTGATTCCGTCGCCGAGCAGGACCGCGTGGACAGCGCGAATCTTTATTCCGCGCTCACCGAGCAGGTCATTCCAACCTTCTTCGACCGCGATGCCGAGGGCCTTCCGCGCAAGTGGATTCAAATGATCCGCCGCGCGATGGCCACGCTGGTTCCGCAATACAGCACCCGCCGCATGGTCAAGGAATATACCGAGAAATATTATCTCGTGAAATAG
- a CDS encoding superoxide dismutase produces the protein MAYELPPLPYANNALEPHIDAATMEIHHDKHHNAYVTNLNKAIAGKPGLESKTVEQLISALDNVPDDIRAAVRNNGGGHFNHSLFWKMLAPHAGGAPTGKLADDINAAFGSLEVFKQKFEAAGASRFGSGWVWLVVNGGKLEIATTANQDNPVMGKTIATCEGKPILGCDVWEHAYYLKYQNKRPDYLKAFWNVVNWPEVARLYAS, from the coding sequence ATGGCCTACGAACTACCTCCTCTGCCTTATGCGAACAATGCGCTCGAACCGCACATTGACGCTGCGACGATGGAAATCCATCACGACAAGCATCACAATGCTTATGTCACCAATTTGAACAAGGCGATCGCCGGCAAACCCGGTCTCGAAAGCAAGACCGTCGAGCAACTCATTTCCGCGCTCGACAATGTCCCCGATGATATCCGCGCCGCGGTGCGCAACAACGGCGGCGGCCATTTTAATCACTCGCTGTTCTGGAAGATGCTCGCCCCGCACGCCGGTGGCGCGCCGACGGGAAAATTGGCCGATGACATCAACGCCGCTTTTGGCAGCCTCGAGGTGTTCAAGCAAAAGTTTGAAGCCGCGGGCGCTTCCCGTTTCGGCAGCGGCTGGGTTTGGCTGGTCGTCAACGGCGGCAAACTTGAGATCGCCACGACCGCGAACCAGGACAATCCGGTCATGGGCAAAACCATCGCCACTTGCGAAGGCAAACCCATTCTTGGCTGCGATGTCTGGGAACATGCCTATTATTTGAAATACCAGAACAAGCGCCCGGATTATTTGAAGGCGTTTTGGAACGTGGTGAATTGGCCGGAAGTCGCCCGCCTCTACGCTTCGTAA
- a CDS encoding ABC-2 family transporter protein, producing the protein MANDETKVAQMEANSLGRYLGIYGALWKNSVAREMSFKSNFLLWLLVEFLWFGLQLSFIGVIFLHTENIGTWTKWEVVLLVGASHFIQQIFQSFFLVNCTNLSEMVRTGKLDFLLLLPVNPRFIISLRQVDLGGFVNATSAVAIMVFCLHKLHVVPGAMQIASFLLLCIAGILIHYSLMFLLAGLSFWTVRAQGIVWGYYNLFNIARMPDEAFGGLFKAFFTFAIPMLLVSNVPVRVLLEKISSPKPMLLLVAMCGVCWCVSEWGWRQSIKRYTSASS; encoded by the coding sequence ATGGCGAACGACGAAACAAAGGTAGCGCAGATGGAAGCGAATTCGCTGGGGCGATATTTGGGCATCTACGGCGCGCTCTGGAAAAACTCCGTCGCTCGCGAGATGAGTTTCAAATCGAATTTTCTCCTCTGGCTGCTTGTGGAATTTCTTTGGTTCGGCCTGCAACTCAGTTTCATCGGCGTGATTTTTTTGCACACGGAAAATATCGGCACCTGGACGAAATGGGAAGTCGTGCTGCTCGTCGGCGCAAGCCATTTCATCCAGCAGATTTTTCAATCGTTCTTTCTCGTGAACTGCACGAACCTTTCCGAGATGGTGCGGACGGGCAAGCTGGATTTTCTTTTGCTGCTGCCGGTGAACCCGCGCTTCATCATTTCCTTGCGGCAAGTGGACCTCGGCGGATTCGTTAATGCCACCTCAGCCGTTGCGATCATGGTGTTTTGCCTGCACAAACTCCATGTCGTCCCCGGCGCGATGCAGATTGCCAGTTTTCTGCTGCTGTGCATTGCGGGAATCTTGATTCATTATTCGCTCATGTTCCTGCTGGCGGGGCTGAGTTTTTGGACGGTGCGCGCGCAGGGAATCGTCTGGGGCTATTACAATTTATTCAACATCGCGCGCATGCCGGACGAGGCCTTCGGCGGATTGTTCAAGGCGTTTTTCACCTTCGCGATTCCCATGCTTTTGGTTTCAAACGTGCCGGTACGCGTGCTGCTGGAAAAAATCAGTTCGCCAAAGCCGATGCTCTTGCTGGTGGCGATGTGCGGAGTATGCTGGTGCGTATCAGAGTGGGGCTGGCGTCAATCCATCAAACGATATACGAGCGCGAGTTCGTGA
- the hisH gene encoding imidazole glycerol phosphate synthase subunit HisH, with the protein MIALIDYGSGNLRSVQKALLKVGGDVHVVQRPEQLKDARAVVLPGVGAFDDCLNALQRQEMLEASREFIQSGRPFLGICVGYQALFEKSEEFNSCAAGMGIFGGKVVRFTEQSGLKIPQIGWNQIEIAQPDCPLFKGIRSGSHVYFVHSFFPQPTDSSIIATRTTHGQTFASAVCRDNVFATQFHPEKSQAVGLQLLKNFVEFAGN; encoded by the coding sequence GTGATTGCTCTGATTGACTACGGTTCCGGCAACTTGCGCAGCGTGCAAAAGGCCCTTTTGAAAGTGGGCGGCGATGTCCACGTCGTGCAGCGTCCGGAACAATTAAAAGATGCGCGCGCGGTGGTGCTGCCGGGAGTGGGCGCGTTCGACGATTGCCTCAACGCGCTTCAGCGCCAGGAAATGCTCGAGGCTTCGCGTGAATTTATCCAGAGCGGGCGGCCCTTTCTCGGAATCTGTGTCGGCTATCAGGCGTTGTTTGAGAAGAGCGAGGAGTTCAACAGTTGCGCTGCGGGCATGGGAATTTTCGGCGGGAAGGTTGTGCGTTTCACCGAGCAATCCGGCTTGAAGATTCCGCAGATTGGCTGGAACCAGATCGAGATTGCGCAACCGGATTGTCCCTTGTTCAAGGGCATTCGCTCAGGCAGTCATGTCTATTTTGTCCACAGTTTTTTCCCGCAACCGACGGACTCAAGCATCATCGCCACGCGCACGACTCACGGGCAGACGTTCGCATCCGCCGTTTGCCGCGATAATGTTTTCGCCACGCAATTTCATCCCGAGAAAAGCCAGGCGGTCGGACTGCAATTATTAAAAAATTTCGTAGAGTTTGCTGGGAATTAA